One genomic segment of Halomarina pelagica includes these proteins:
- a CDS encoding 3-isopropylmalate dehydratase large subunit: MTGKTLAEKILAEKSGTDARAGDYVEAAVDVMMAHDVTGPLAFQTFREVTGDDAELFAPERTVLTIDHHAPADGVQAANNHNSVRGFAAEFGAVQYDVGDGICHQVLIEDGFVAPGDLVVGADSHSTTFGGVGAFGTGVGSTDLGTAFATGELWFRVPETKRFEVAGDLPDGVYAKDLILKFIGDVGFAGATYDAVEFGGEAIRGLPIHERIVLSNMTIEMGGKAGLVEPDERVARFLAAGNGDVRAADVDTSLAPDDDAEYDARFTYEGSEIDPQVSKPSNPENAVPVTAVEGTEIDQLFVGTCTNGRYEDIRLVADVLEGERLHPDVRMVVVPASKAVYRKALESGVLETLIDAGAIFQTAGCGPCFGTHSGVLGDGDVCLATANRNFPGREGSMESSVYLASPATVAASALYGEITDPRAVETRRYDDYRVADREGVSS, from the coding sequence ATGACCGGAAAGACCCTAGCAGAGAAGATCCTCGCGGAGAAGTCGGGGACTGACGCCCGCGCCGGCGACTACGTCGAGGCGGCCGTCGACGTGATGATGGCCCACGACGTGACCGGCCCGCTCGCCTTCCAGACCTTCCGCGAGGTGACGGGCGACGACGCCGAACTCTTCGCCCCCGAGCGGACCGTACTGACGATCGACCACCACGCGCCCGCGGACGGCGTGCAGGCGGCGAACAACCACAACTCGGTGCGCGGCTTCGCCGCGGAGTTCGGTGCCGTCCAGTACGACGTGGGGGATGGCATCTGCCACCAGGTGCTGATAGAGGACGGCTTCGTCGCGCCGGGCGACCTCGTCGTCGGCGCGGACTCCCACTCGACGACCTTCGGCGGCGTCGGCGCGTTCGGGACGGGCGTCGGCTCGACCGACCTCGGCACGGCGTTCGCGACGGGCGAACTCTGGTTCCGCGTCCCCGAGACGAAGCGCTTCGAGGTGGCCGGCGACCTCCCGGACGGCGTCTACGCGAAGGACCTGATCCTCAAGTTCATCGGCGACGTCGGCTTCGCCGGCGCGACGTACGACGCCGTGGAGTTCGGCGGCGAGGCGATCCGGGGCCTCCCGATCCACGAGCGGATCGTCCTCTCGAACATGACCATCGAGATGGGCGGCAAGGCGGGCCTCGTCGAACCCGACGAGCGCGTGGCGAGGTTCCTCGCGGCGGGGAACGGGGACGTCCGCGCGGCGGACGTGGACACGAGCCTCGCGCCCGACGACGACGCCGAGTACGACGCCCGGTTCACCTACGAGGGGAGCGAGATCGACCCCCAGGTGTCGAAGCCGTCGAACCCCGAGAACGCCGTCCCGGTGACGGCCGTCGAGGGGACCGAGATCGATCAGCTGTTCGTCGGCACCTGCACGAACGGGCGCTACGAGGACATCAGGCTCGTCGCCGACGTGCTGGAGGGCGAACGGCTCCACCCGGACGTCCGGATGGTCGTCGTCCCCGCGTCGAAGGCGGTCTACCGGAAGGCCCTGGAGAGCGGGGTGCTGGAGACGCTGATCGACGCGGGAGCCATCTTCCAGACCGCCGGCTGCGGTCCCTGCTTCGGGACGCACTCGGGCGTCCTCGGCGACGGCGACGTCTGCCTGGCCACGGCCAACCGCAACTTCCCCGGCCGCGAGGGGTCGATGGAGTCGTCGGTGTACCTCGCCAGCCCGGCCACGGTCGCCGCGTCCGCGCTCTACGGCGAGATCACCGACCCGAGGGCCGTAGAGACGAGGCGGTACGACGACTATCGCGTCGCGGACCGGGAGGGGGTGTCGTCGTGA
- a CDS encoding 3-isopropylmalate dehydratase, translated as MTDPSTPARAWVFGDDVDTDQIIPSRFIVSSDPDDLGQHPFNDLRPEFSESVERGEFVVGGHNFGSGSSREHAPLSLVGAGVAGVVARSFARIFFRNAINLGLAVLICPDADRIADGDEISVHLDDGTVVNHTADETYDAEPLPPFLQDLVERGGLVPYTKSKLSED; from the coding sequence GTGACCGATCCGAGCACCCCCGCCCGCGCGTGGGTCTTCGGCGACGACGTGGACACCGACCAGATCATCCCCTCGCGCTTCATCGTCTCCAGCGACCCGGACGACCTCGGACAGCACCCGTTCAACGACCTCCGTCCGGAGTTCTCGGAGTCGGTCGAGCGCGGCGAGTTCGTCGTCGGGGGCCACAACTTCGGGAGCGGCTCCTCGCGCGAACACGCCCCGCTGTCGCTCGTCGGGGCGGGCGTCGCGGGCGTCGTCGCGCGGTCGTTCGCGCGCATCTTCTTCCGCAACGCGATCAACCTCGGCCTGGCGGTGCTCATCTGCCCCGACGCGGATCGCATCGCCGACGGCGACGAGATCAGCGTGCACCTCGACGACGGAACGGTCGTCAACCACACCGCCGACGAGACGTACGACGCCGAGCCCCTCCCCCCGTTCTTGCAGGACCTCGTCGAGCGGGGCGGGCTCGTCCCGTACACCAAGTCGAAGCTATCAGAAGACTGA
- a CDS encoding Gfo/Idh/MocA family protein — translation MSGHDDSSERLRVGVIGAGYIGQSVGREFHRHTGATVAAVADPSRSAREEAANLFHLPSDAQYADYEAMFEGTTLDAVLIGTPHTLHYEQIVAALDRGLHVLCDKPITTDLDEARDVQDRVANTDQVVMIGYQRHINPAFIAARERWQGDLTPTWITAEICEGWVGTREGTWRLDPDLSGGGFLYDTGSHLLDAILWTTGLTPERVSAQMTYVDDERRVDDWATVTIDFEEGTRATVSTYARAPAVREHIHVWDEEGATYLDGREWDPRELTEIDDESGERRPYFNRGLHENKAGAFVQSIRTGTEPPATIRDGLRVTAVTEAAYESARRGEPVELDPRNVRQTELTEQTE, via the coding sequence ATGAGCGGGCACGACGATTCATCGGAACGGCTTCGCGTCGGCGTCATCGGGGCCGGATACATCGGACAGAGCGTCGGTCGGGAGTTCCACCGACACACGGGGGCGACGGTCGCGGCGGTCGCCGACCCGTCGCGGTCGGCGCGCGAGGAGGCGGCGAACCTCTTTCACCTCCCGTCGGACGCGCAGTACGCCGACTACGAGGCGATGTTCGAGGGGACGACTCTCGACGCGGTGCTGATCGGGACGCCGCACACCCTCCACTACGAGCAGATCGTCGCGGCGCTCGATCGCGGGCTGCACGTCCTCTGTGACAAACCGATCACGACCGACCTCGACGAGGCGCGAGACGTCCAGGATCGGGTCGCGAACACGGACCAGGTCGTGATGATCGGGTATCAGCGCCACATCAACCCGGCGTTCATCGCGGCGCGCGAGCGATGGCAGGGCGACCTCACGCCGACGTGGATCACCGCCGAGATCTGCGAGGGGTGGGTGGGAACCCGCGAGGGGACGTGGCGGCTCGATCCCGACCTCAGCGGCGGCGGGTTCCTCTACGACACCGGAAGCCACCTGCTCGACGCCATCCTCTGGACGACGGGGCTGACGCCGGAGCGCGTCTCCGCGCAGATGACCTACGTAGACGACGAGCGGCGGGTCGACGACTGGGCGACCGTCACGATCGACTTCGAGGAGGGTACCCGCGCCACGGTGTCGACCTACGCCCGGGCCCCCGCGGTGCGAGAGCACATCCACGTCTGGGACGAGGAGGGGGCGACGTACCTCGACGGCCGCGAGTGGGACCCCCGCGAACTCACCGAGATCGACGACGAGAGCGGCGAGCGACGGCCATACTTCAACCGGGGGCTGCACGAGAACAAGGCGGGCGCGTTCGTCCAGTCGATCCGCACCGGCACCGAGCCGCCGGCGACGATCCGGGACGGACTGCGCGTCACGGCCGTCACCGAGGCCGCCTACGAGTCGGCTCGACGGGGGGAACCCGTCGAACTCGACCCGCGGAACGTCCGGCAGACCGAACTGACCGAGCAGACCGAGTAG
- a CDS encoding transcription initiation factor IIB, translating into MTESSYRVRRRSPTEGNRRRRTVPAVIRVHSIRQINRTGGRERESTVTDGVETCPECGGALVGDDRGELACAECGLVVEEEGIDRGPEWRAYDAAERDRKSRVGAPTTTMMHDRGLSTNIDWQDKDASGNSLSSRQRAKMQRLRTWDERFRTRDSKERNLKQALGEIDRMASALGLPENVRETASVVYRRALDEGLLLGRSIEGMSTAALYAAGRLGGVPRSTSEVAAVSRVEKLEFERTYRYLVRELELGVPPANPTDYLPRVASDLDVSNATERTARRILDAGTREGVHVGKSPVGLAAAAIYAAGLLTDAELTQSDVTAVTDVSAVTIRNRYRELLTAAREQGVA; encoded by the coding sequence ATGACCGAATCAAGCTATAGGGTCCGTCGGCGCTCACCTACCGAAGGAAACCGACGTCGGAGAACGGTTCCGGCGGTGATACGTGTGCACTCGATACGACAGATCAATCGGACGGGCGGGAGGGAGCGGGAGTCGACGGTCACCGACGGCGTCGAGACGTGTCCGGAGTGCGGCGGGGCCCTCGTCGGCGACGATCGGGGCGAACTCGCCTGCGCGGAGTGCGGACTCGTCGTCGAGGAGGAGGGCATCGACCGCGGCCCCGAGTGGCGCGCGTACGACGCGGCCGAGCGCGACCGGAAGTCTCGCGTCGGCGCGCCAACCACGACGATGATGCACGACAGGGGGCTGTCGACCAACATCGACTGGCAGGACAAGGACGCCTCCGGCAACTCGCTCTCCTCGCGCCAGCGGGCGAAGATGCAGCGACTACGAACGTGGGACGAGCGCTTCCGCACGCGCGACTCGAAGGAGCGCAACCTCAAGCAGGCGCTCGGCGAGATCGACCGCATGGCCAGCGCCCTCGGCCTCCCCGAGAACGTCCGGGAAACCGCCAGCGTCGTCTACCGCCGCGCGCTCGACGAGGGGCTACTGCTGGGGCGCTCCATCGAGGGGATGTCGACGGCGGCCCTGTACGCCGCCGGGAGACTCGGCGGGGTCCCCCGATCGACCAGCGAGGTCGCGGCGGTCAGCCGCGTCGAGAAACTGGAGTTCGAGCGCACCTACCGGTATCTCGTCCGCGAACTCGAACTGGGCGTGCCGCCGGCGAACCCGACCGACTACCTCCCGCGGGTGGCGTCGGACCTCGACGTGTCGAACGCGACCGAGCGGACCGCCAGACGCATCCTCGACGCCGGGACGCGCGAGGGGGTCCACGTCGGGAAGTCCCCCGTCGGCCTCGCGGCGGCGGCGATCTACGCCGCCGGCCTCCTCACCGACGCCGAACTCACCCAGTCGGACGTCACGGCGGTCACCGACGTGAGCGCGGTGACGATCCGCAACCGCTACCGGGAACTCCTCACGGCGGCCCGCGAGCAGGGGGTGGCGTGA
- a CDS encoding helix-turn-helix domain-containing protein: protein MKEYAFAVEYPAGVDPLADLFIDHPGAMAKSIACVVSDDSMWRVDRVTGPTEAIDAIEACALDPERCNECPPGDCASHREYEVLTRDATTCTYYSYRTDIDRCPSLPSLAADHLGDGVLYESVRRGGNYTWRVLVRRDVNVGRLFDALQDAYPDGVAVTLSHLRSPTHWGDEAISIADLPYEQREALEAAVEHGYYATPRESSLGEVAERVEIPHSTFQYRLQRAESWLANNFVSECLQP from the coding sequence ATGAAGGAGTACGCGTTCGCCGTCGAGTACCCCGCGGGCGTCGACCCGCTCGCCGACCTGTTCATCGACCATCCAGGCGCGATGGCGAAGTCGATCGCGTGCGTCGTCAGCGACGACTCGATGTGGCGCGTCGATCGGGTGACCGGCCCCACCGAGGCGATCGACGCGATCGAGGCCTGCGCGCTCGACCCCGAACGGTGCAACGAGTGTCCCCCGGGCGACTGCGCGTCCCACCGGGAGTATGAGGTGCTCACCCGGGACGCGACCACCTGTACCTACTACAGCTATCGGACCGACATCGACCGCTGTCCGTCGCTCCCGTCGCTCGCCGCGGACCACCTCGGCGACGGCGTCCTCTACGAGTCCGTCCGACGGGGGGGAAACTACACCTGGCGCGTGCTCGTCCGGCGGGACGTCAACGTCGGCCGACTCTTCGACGCGCTGCAGGACGCGTACCCCGACGGCGTCGCGGTCACCCTCTCGCACCTCCGATCGCCGACGCACTGGGGGGACGAGGCCATCTCCATCGCGGACCTCCCCTACGAGCAGCGCGAGGCGCTCGAGGCGGCGGTCGAACACGGCTACTACGCCACGCCGCGCGAGTCGAGCCTCGGCGAGGTGGCGGAGCGCGTCGAGATCCCCCACTCCACGTTCCAGTACCGCCTCCAGCGCGCCGAGTCGTGGCTCGCGAACAACTTCGTCTCCGAGTGCTTGCAACCCTGA
- a CDS encoding methylglyoxal synthase, which produces MPRIALIAHDEKKPELIEFVDEHVDVFRECEVIATGTTGKRLEQETDLTVERMASGPIGGDLMIGAEVAKDALDGIIFLRDPLRAQPHEPDITALLRICDVHETPLATNLGSARPLVEELERGL; this is translated from the coding sequence ATGCCACGCATCGCGCTCATCGCGCACGACGAGAAGAAGCCGGAGCTGATCGAGTTCGTCGACGAGCACGTCGACGTCTTCCGCGAGTGCGAGGTGATCGCCACCGGGACGACCGGAAAGCGCCTCGAGCAGGAGACGGACCTCACCGTCGAGCGCATGGCCTCCGGCCCGATCGGGGGCGACCTGATGATCGGTGCGGAGGTCGCGAAGGACGCCCTCGACGGGATCATCTTCCTCCGCGATCCGCTCCGCGCCCAGCCCCACGAACCGGACATCACGGCGCTGCTCCGGATCTGCGACGTCCACGAGACGCCGCTCGCGACGAACCTCGGGAGCGCGCGACCCCTGGTCGAGGAACTCGAACGCGGGCTCTGA
- a CDS encoding alkaline phosphatase D family protein encodes MLKSAGAATVGGLSISLFGADLVQGIRPQSVQESDVTWSAGGPSEDVFPLSVASGGPTPSGAILWSKLAADAYVEGEPAYVQVGTSRGFSDVVYEGRIEAEHVKPEHDHVVKVDLDGKLPTDRHLFYRFHYDGVTSQVGRCRTLPNPEATPDRVSLAVVTCQSYQDGYYPAYDYVADEDVDYLVHLGDQIYEYAGESEFEGRSVELPSGHDVAWGLEDFRHLWSTYRGDRFFQRALERHTFIPTWDDHEIVNNRYWDYENDRPWSKDHPRNDDPEFMHRLFVEGIKAWWEYNPARVTYRADEENLLDRFHMWRSVRFGNLLELPVTDERLFRSMPPGGDAAGQRQWGIPPNAPERDDGDRTMLGFEQREWFLDALRETDATWKVWPNEVAVSPLLMSFGDDQQLARNYDAWDGYEHERDEILGQVTHFGIDNFLALTGDMHTSLVAYLMNGYEDAQNRTPVPPAEELAGVELMTPAISSDSGTSDFWGTDGTSVEADSPQPTNEEMTETILEENPHVEFFDAKYNGYSTLELTPEAATWTTYAVDDTVDRSGAARTVLRTYRIPEGRVELTELEANDELR; translated from the coding sequence GTGCTGAAATCGGCGGGTGCGGCGACCGTGGGCGGGCTATCGATCTCGCTCTTCGGAGCCGATCTGGTTCAGGGAATCCGACCGCAGTCCGTTCAGGAGAGCGACGTCACGTGGTCCGCGGGAGGGCCGTCCGAGGACGTCTTCCCGCTCTCGGTCGCGAGCGGCGGACCGACGCCGTCCGGCGCGATCCTGTGGTCGAAACTCGCCGCGGACGCCTACGTCGAGGGCGAACCGGCGTACGTCCAGGTGGGAACGAGCCGCGGGTTCTCCGACGTGGTGTACGAGGGACGGATCGAGGCCGAACACGTCAAACCGGAGCACGACCACGTGGTCAAGGTCGACCTCGACGGGAAGCTACCCACAGACCGACACCTCTTCTACCGGTTCCACTACGACGGCGTGACGAGCCAGGTGGGACGGTGTCGAACCCTCCCGAACCCCGAGGCGACCCCCGATCGGGTCAGCCTCGCGGTCGTGACCTGTCAGTCCTACCAGGACGGGTACTACCCCGCGTACGACTACGTCGCCGACGAGGACGTGGACTACCTCGTCCACCTGGGCGATCAGATCTACGAGTACGCCGGGGAGTCCGAGTTCGAGGGACGGTCGGTGGAACTCCCGAGCGGTCACGACGTCGCCTGGGGACTGGAGGACTTCCGCCACCTCTGGAGCACCTACCGGGGGGACCGGTTCTTCCAGCGCGCGCTCGAACGCCACACGTTCATCCCGACGTGGGACGACCACGAGATCGTCAACAACCGCTACTGGGACTACGAGAACGACCGCCCGTGGTCGAAGGACCACCCCAGGAACGACGACCCCGAGTTCATGCACCGGCTGTTCGTCGAGGGGATCAAGGCCTGGTGGGAGTACAACCCCGCTCGCGTCACGTACAGGGCCGACGAGGAGAACCTCCTCGATCGCTTCCACATGTGGCGGAGCGTGCGGTTCGGGAACCTCCTCGAACTCCCGGTGACCGACGAACGGCTGTTCCGATCGATGCCGCCGGGGGGCGACGCCGCCGGCCAGCGCCAGTGGGGAATCCCGCCGAACGCGCCCGAGCGCGACGACGGCGACCGCACCATGCTCGGCTTCGAACAGCGCGAGTGGTTCCTCGACGCGCTCCGCGAGACGGACGCCACCTGGAAGGTGTGGCCGAACGAGGTCGCCGTCTCCCCGCTGCTCATGTCGTTCGGCGACGACCAGCAGCTCGCGCGCAACTACGACGCCTGGGACGGCTACGAGCACGAACGCGACGAGATCCTGGGGCAGGTCACGCACTTCGGGATCGACAACTTCCTCGCGCTCACCGGCGACATGCACACGTCCCTCGTGGCGTACCTGATGAACGGTTACGAGGACGCGCAGAACCGGACGCCGGTTCCGCCGGCTGAGGAACTGGCCGGCGTCGAGCTGATGACGCCCGCCATCTCGAGCGACTCCGGCACCTCCGACTTCTGGGGGACCGACGGCACGAGCGTCGAGGCCGACTCGCCCCAGCCCACGAACGAGGAGATGACCGAGACGATCCTCGAGGAGAACCCCCACGTCGAGTTCTTCGACGCGAAGTACAACGGCTACTCGACGCTCGAACTCACCCCGGAGGCGGCCACCTGGACCACCTACGCCGTCGACGACACGGTCGATCGCTCGGGGGCGGCCCGAACGGTGCTCCGGACGTACCGCATTCCCGAGGGTCGCGTCGAACTGACCGAACTAGAAGCGAACGACGAACTCCGCTGA
- a CDS encoding aldo/keto reductase: MEYTRLGDTGLEVSRLCLGCMNFGTEQPWMVHDREEGVAVIERALDAGINFFDTANVYSHGESEEILGEAIEGYDRDELVIATKVYGPMREGPNGRGLSRKHVLDQIDASLDRLGVDYVDLYQIHRWDEHTPIEETLSALDHLVETGKVRYVGASTMAAWQFMKALHVSELEGYERFVSMQAEYNLVDRHEEANVLPLCRDQDVGVVPWSPLAGGFLSGKYDREDGPDHGRAAHDEFMGKRFTDENWAVLDAVREIARREDASPTQVSLAWLLHKEVVDAPIVGPRTIEHLEDDLGALDVDLTDDDLARLEEPITPVWNPEIGDT, encoded by the coding sequence ATGGAGTACACGCGACTGGGCGACACCGGGCTGGAGGTGTCGCGGCTGTGTCTCGGCTGCATGAACTTCGGTACCGAACAGCCGTGGATGGTCCACGACCGCGAGGAGGGCGTCGCCGTCATCGAGCGCGCCCTCGACGCCGGTATCAACTTCTTCGACACCGCGAACGTCTACTCGCACGGCGAGAGCGAGGAGATCCTCGGCGAGGCCATCGAGGGGTACGATCGCGACGAACTGGTGATCGCGACGAAGGTGTACGGTCCCATGCGCGAGGGACCGAACGGTCGCGGCCTCTCACGGAAGCACGTCCTCGATCAGATCGACGCGAGCCTGGATCGCCTGGGGGTGGACTACGTCGACCTCTACCAGATCCACCGGTGGGACGAGCACACGCCGATCGAGGAGACGCTCTCGGCGCTCGACCACCTGGTCGAGACCGGCAAGGTGCGGTACGTGGGCGCGAGCACGATGGCCGCCTGGCAGTTCATGAAGGCGCTCCACGTCAGCGAGCTGGAGGGTTACGAGCGGTTCGTCTCGATGCAGGCCGAGTACAACCTCGTCGACCGCCACGAGGAGGCGAACGTCCTGCCGCTCTGTCGCGATCAGGACGTCGGCGTCGTCCCGTGGTCGCCGCTGGCGGGGGGGTTCCTCAGCGGGAAGTACGACCGCGAGGACGGCCCCGACCACGGTCGCGCGGCGCACGACGAGTTCATGGGGAAGCGGTTCACCGACGAGAACTGGGCCGTCCTCGACGCGGTACGCGAGATCGCGCGCCGCGAGGACGCCTCGCCGACGCAGGTGAGCCTCGCCTGGTTGCTCCACAAGGAGGTCGTCGACGCGCCGATCGTCGGCCCGCGGACGATCGAGCACCTCGAAGACGACCTCGGAGCGCTCGACGTGGACCTCACGGACGACGACCTCGCTCGCCTCGAGGAGCCGATCACGCCCGTCTGGAACCCCGAGATCGGCGACACCTGA
- a CDS encoding sulfite oxidase-like oxidoreductase, which yields MAAKDATAIHEEFGGDRLPPGQRRTDRFPVLSKSGTPSWDVETWRFTVTGAVEDDLDLSWSAFLDLPAETQRQDFHCVTGWSRFDNEFTGVTFPTIADEAGVTDDAVHVLFRSMDGYSTDLPLSECMREEVLFAWELDGQPLPSDHGGPLRVVTPHRYAYKGAKWVTGVEFLTEPRRGYWEQRGYSASANPWNEERYDTW from the coding sequence ATGGCCGCGAAGGACGCGACCGCGATCCACGAGGAGTTCGGCGGCGACCGTCTCCCGCCGGGGCAACGACGCACCGATCGCTTCCCGGTCCTCTCGAAGTCGGGAACGCCGTCGTGGGACGTGGAGACCTGGCGGTTCACGGTCACCGGTGCGGTGGAGGACGACCTCGACCTCTCGTGGTCGGCGTTCCTCGACCTCCCCGCGGAGACGCAACGACAGGACTTCCACTGCGTCACCGGGTGGAGCCGGTTCGACAACGAGTTCACCGGCGTCACGTTCCCCACGATCGCCGACGAGGCGGGCGTGACGGACGACGCCGTCCACGTCCTGTTTCGATCGATGGACGGCTACTCGACGGACCTCCCCCTGTCGGAGTGCATGCGCGAGGAGGTGCTGTTCGCGTGGGAACTCGACGGGCAACCGCTCCCGTCGGACCACGGCGGGCCGCTCCGCGTCGTCACGCCGCACAGATACGCCTACAAGGGCGCGAAGTGGGTGACGGGCGTCGAGTTCCTCACGGAGCCGAGGCGGGGCTACTGGGAACAGCGGGGGTACTCCGCGTCGGCGAACCCGTGGAACGAGGAGCGCTACGACACCTGGTAG
- a CDS encoding pyridoxamine 5'-phosphate oxidase family protein: protein MQGLRWVQMTGGELDEFLGRGGTGVLSFATAEDEPPFSLPVSYGYYADAGTFYYRLAFPPSGGKEDVIDRPASFVAHGRTDEGWRSAVATGTLEEVTNAPHESVAVQGMWAVQIPRVDIFDRPPEDITFRQFRLVPDTLTGRKEVESEP from the coding sequence ATGCAGGGTCTTCGCTGGGTTCAGATGACCGGGGGAGAACTGGACGAGTTCCTCGGACGGGGAGGCACCGGCGTCCTCTCGTTCGCGACGGCCGAGGACGAACCGCCGTTCTCGCTGCCGGTGTCGTACGGCTACTACGCGGACGCGGGGACCTTCTACTACCGGCTGGCCTTCCCGCCGTCCGGCGGGAAGGAGGACGTCATCGACAGACCCGCCTCGTTCGTCGCGCACGGCCGGACCGACGAGGGGTGGCGGAGCGCCGTCGCGACCGGCACGCTGGAGGAGGTGACGAACGCACCGCACGAGTCGGTCGCCGTCCAGGGGATGTGGGCGGTCCAGATCCCGAGGGTGGACATCTTCGACCGCCCGCCCGAGGACATCACGTTCCGGCAGTTCCGCCTCGTCCCCGACACGCTGACCGGACGGAAGGAAGTCGAGTCCGAGCCCTGA
- the rdfA gene encoding rod-determining factor RdfA encodes MPDGSTEETEGGGETNYGDKVRRVSEKYGLGDVEAELLTRRTGDGVERHSLRELAAYVNRRLLDAALKRAGENPLDGEVSNLYRLLTSDEVTEGTRTQAINRLTRRGVDAEALRDDFVSYQTVNRYLDGVAPAPRAPPANGTDHGERISKLQARLEAVTGSSLDQLRRGDDFALGPYDVLVDVTVTCRECGLTTSVHALLDRGGCDCRPDA; translated from the coding sequence ATGCCGGACGGATCGACCGAGGAGACCGAGGGCGGCGGGGAGACGAACTACGGGGACAAGGTACGGCGCGTGAGCGAGAAGTACGGCCTCGGGGACGTCGAGGCCGAACTCCTAACGCGCCGGACCGGCGACGGCGTGGAGCGCCACAGCCTCAGGGAACTCGCGGCGTACGTCAACCGCCGTCTCCTCGACGCGGCGTTGAAGCGCGCCGGCGAGAACCCGCTCGACGGCGAGGTGTCGAACCTGTATCGCCTGCTGACGAGCGACGAGGTGACCGAGGGGACGCGGACGCAGGCGATCAACCGGTTGACCCGGCGCGGGGTCGACGCCGAGGCGCTGCGGGACGACTTCGTCTCCTACCAGACGGTGAATCGCTACCTGGACGGCGTCGCGCCGGCACCGCGAGCGCCGCCGGCAAACGGTACCGATCACGGCGAACGCATCTCGAAGCTCCAGGCCCGACTGGAGGCCGTCACGGGATCCTCGCTCGACCAGCTCCGCCGCGGCGACGACTTCGCGCTGGGACCGTACGACGTGCTCGTCGACGTGACGGTCACGTGCCGCGAGTGCGGGCTCACGACGAGCGTCCACGCACTGCTCGACCGCGGGGGGTGCGATTGCCGGCCGGACGCGTAG
- a CDS encoding IclR family transcriptional regulator, whose translation MTDQPTTASPRTLKTVARAFDVVRALEELDGAGVTELAEHLDLSKSVVYNYLTTLRDEKFVVKEGDTYSLSLQFLLVGEYVRNQNVLYRIGKGEVEELAEKTGEYAHLSTEQHGLSVNLYKVSGEKAVGSDYQTSKLQRADYLHFSATGKAILAHLPRERVNWIVDTYGLPRKTEETITDRDALFAELEHVRERGYALNDEEEIKGLQAVGAPVRNRHGRVLGSVSVSGPVKRMNDPDYHRTVVESVVNAANVIEVNVNMEDSDLDFPTFA comes from the coding sequence ATGACAGACCAACCCACGACCGCCTCGCCCCGGACCCTGAAGACGGTGGCTCGCGCCTTCGACGTCGTTCGGGCGCTCGAGGAACTCGACGGCGCTGGCGTGACCGAACTGGCCGAGCACCTCGACCTCTCGAAGAGCGTCGTGTACAACTACCTCACCACGCTCCGCGACGAGAAGTTCGTCGTCAAGGAGGGCGACACCTACTCGCTGTCGCTCCAGTTCCTCCTCGTGGGCGAGTACGTCCGCAACCAGAACGTGCTCTACCGCATCGGGAAGGGGGAAGTCGAGGAGCTGGCGGAGAAGACCGGCGAGTACGCGCACCTCTCGACGGAGCAGCACGGACTCAGCGTCAACCTCTACAAGGTGAGCGGGGAGAAGGCGGTCGGGAGCGACTACCAGACGAGCAAGCTACAGCGGGCGGACTACCTCCACTTCTCCGCGACGGGGAAGGCCATCCTCGCGCACCTCCCGCGCGAGCGCGTGAACTGGATCGTCGACACGTACGGGCTCCCCCGAAAGACCGAGGAGACGATCACCGACCGCGACGCGCTGTTCGCGGAACTCGAACACGTTCGGGAGCGCGGCTACGCCCTCAACGACGAGGAGGAGATAAAGGGGTTGCAGGCCGTCGGCGCGCCCGTCAGGAACCGGCACGGCCGGGTGCTCGGCTCCGTCAGCGTCTCGGGGCCGGTCAAGCGGATGAACGACCCCGACTACCACCGGACGGTCGTCGAGAGCGTCGTCAACGCCGCGAACGTCATCGAGGTGAACGTCAACATGGAGGACTCGGACCTGGATTTCCCGACGTTCGCCTGA